In Victivallaceae bacterium, a single window of DNA contains:
- the dnaG gene encoding DNA primase: MYTQESLDRLRQKINIVEVISEHIVLKKRGATYKASCPFHSENTPSFIVNASQGHYHCFGCGVHGDAVSFLMNYLNYSFSEAVSCLSKKFEVFLETENFGEKSDGSKALLRSIYNEANTVFKYCFFKLPKAEEALQYLYNRGFTVDTFHRFGIGYAPNENLFITMMEERNVAFNDLKEAGFFVGEKCSFLFEDRITFPVFDIMNRTIGFSTRKYKESTYGGKYVNTPETPLFKKSSVLYGLNFSRRRMSKEKRALIVEGQIDCLQLIEAGLNLTVSALGTAFGEMHVKELEKLGIKKVFLLFDGDEPGKKAAIKIGDLFQICGMDVYVCSLPEKQDPDIFLRKNSMESLLLLLDKAQDYLSFLIFSIAAEKNLRSPIEKADLVDSLSKQIHSWKNPVVVHESLKKLASIMQLPEDVVTKFGLPPQRSTFLQVPQTRNKKMNVDPNKILETDVLRWLIRFGQSNPAFIATVENYLTEESFLIPDCQSLFRYCLSAYRNHDFSSPFKINEVVKDITLIDIIFGRKIRIEKAEEGFLESLQRLLERTWLSDKQIIQARINNSTEAGVWELLAEFDSIQKARPNVRLISSVEETK; the protein is encoded by the coding sequence ATGTATACTCAAGAAAGTTTAGATCGGCTGCGACAAAAAATAAATATCGTGGAAGTCATTTCAGAACACATTGTCCTTAAAAAAAGGGGAGCCACGTATAAGGCATCCTGTCCTTTTCATTCTGAGAATACTCCTTCTTTCATTGTCAATGCTTCTCAGGGTCATTATCATTGTTTCGGTTGTGGCGTACATGGAGACGCCGTATCATTTTTAATGAACTATTTGAATTATTCTTTTTCGGAAGCGGTTTCTTGTTTGAGTAAAAAATTTGAAGTTTTTCTTGAGACGGAAAATTTCGGAGAAAAATCGGATGGCTCTAAAGCTTTATTACGAAGCATTTATAACGAAGCCAATACTGTTTTCAAATATTGTTTTTTTAAATTGCCTAAGGCTGAAGAAGCCTTACAATATCTTTATAATAGAGGATTTACCGTAGACACCTTTCATCGGTTCGGAATCGGATATGCTCCGAATGAAAATTTATTTATTACAATGATGGAAGAAAGGAACGTTGCTTTTAATGATTTAAAAGAAGCCGGATTTTTTGTTGGAGAGAAGTGTTCTTTTTTATTTGAAGACAGAATCACCTTCCCTGTGTTCGATATCATGAACAGAACGATAGGCTTCTCTACAAGAAAGTACAAAGAGAGTACTTACGGAGGAAAATACGTAAATACCCCAGAGACACCGCTTTTTAAAAAATCCTCGGTATTATATGGCTTGAATTTTTCCAGAAGAAGAATGTCGAAAGAAAAACGTGCTTTGATTGTTGAAGGGCAAATCGATTGCCTTCAACTTATAGAAGCAGGTTTGAATTTGACGGTTTCCGCTTTAGGAACCGCTTTCGGAGAAATGCATGTCAAAGAATTGGAAAAATTAGGTATTAAAAAAGTTTTCCTTCTCTTCGACGGAGACGAGCCGGGCAAAAAAGCAGCCATAAAAATCGGTGATTTATTTCAAATTTGCGGTATGGACGTTTATGTCTGTTCCTTACCCGAGAAACAGGATCCGGATATCTTTCTTAGAAAAAATAGTATGGAATCCTTACTTTTACTTTTGGATAAAGCGCAAGACTATCTTTCTTTTTTGATTTTTTCTATTGCTGCCGAAAAAAATTTAAGATCTCCTATAGAAAAAGCAGATTTGGTGGACAGTCTTTCGAAACAAATTCATAGCTGGAAAAATCCCGTTGTAGTTCATGAAAGTTTAAAAAAACTGGCATCGATTATGCAGTTGCCGGAGGATGTTGTAACAAAATTCGGATTACCTCCTCAGAGATCGACCTTTTTACAGGTGCCTCAAACTCGTAACAAGAAAATGAATGTTGATCCCAATAAAATTCTTGAAACGGATGTCTTACGATGGTTGATTCGTTTTGGACAAAGCAACCCTGCTTTTATTGCTACAGTCGAAAATTATCTTACCGAAGAGAGTTTTCTGATCCCTGATTGTCAATCACTATTTCGTTATTGCTTGTCGGCTTATCGAAATCACGATTTTTCGAGTCCTTTTAAAATCAATGAAGTTGTTAAGGATATTACCTTAATCGATATTATTTTCGGCCGCAAAATTAGGATAGAAAAAGCAGAAGAAGGGTTTTTGGAAAGTTTGCAGCGACTTTTAGAAAGAACGTGGTTATCGGATAAACAGATTATTCAAGCACGGATCAACAACTCGACCGAAGCCGGTGTTTGGGAGCTATTGGCAGAGTTTGATTCTATACAGAAAGCGCGACCTAATGTTCGTTTAATATCTTCAGTTGAAGAAACAAAATAA
- the glyS gene encoding glycine--tRNA ligase subunit beta, with amino-acid sequence MKNHENVNSSQTDRTPHVRLNEICDLKTKDDFLLEIGSEELPASFVPKGMSSLKILIEKMLHEECFEFEQVRVFGSPRRISCLISQLANRSQPRTTVKKGPLLSHIFEENGTVTISGKKFFKSIDMQLSSAEEILHHSNLKVQDIKGVKYLFVHSQNICRSIQEVFLKQIPEIIKNMTFPKKMRWDESGFEYARPIRWMVALYGKEVIPIAVPKITASNISKGHRQLHPHECIISSASTYLKELERSFVIADQNTRHQMISDELDTIRLNEGLCSEFKDRLINETTYLSEYPFVMLGSFPEDFTSLPKELLVAEMVEHQKYFPLSDHTGKLTNRFAVVIDNHPGSVIIQGNERALRPRLTDGSFLFKQDLGVPLEKFLEKLCFVRFMDNFGSLMDKTERIKENAKNLFQYCPICNKTELVEAASLCKRDLVSAVVNEFPELQGIMGSYYALASGFSYRVALAVKEHLSHIHPGDPISQTGALLSIADRIDNIIACFSNNLKPSSSNDPYALRRQALEILTLILERKLDFNFSVFLGFCIDRFFKHFNDQLPTEVIHNPASLQTEILSFINVRFRTILQNLGYKDEISSIVSRLKEFNYYQCLDTFVELRTIKNTQPLSFAQIAKVYKRVKKLLLKDIKIENGTEADYTCMSVAEKEQLNIIDKDIFFNDSITLNEKFDRLAVLSQKLDKFLNEFKIFDNNIDCEIARLRILHKCLKCFENICDFDCF; translated from the coding sequence ATGAAAAATCATGAGAATGTAAATTCAAGTCAGACGGATAGGACCCCTCATGTCCGTCTTAACGAAATCTGCGACTTAAAAACAAAAGACGACTTTCTTCTCGAAATAGGTTCTGAAGAATTACCGGCAAGTTTCGTTCCCAAAGGCATGTCTTCATTAAAAATACTTATTGAAAAAATGCTACACGAAGAATGTTTCGAGTTCGAACAGGTACGAGTTTTCGGAAGTCCCCGAAGAATTTCATGTTTAATCTCACAATTGGCAAATCGAAGTCAACCTCGAACAACGGTTAAGAAGGGTCCTTTGTTGTCTCACATTTTCGAAGAGAACGGTACTGTAACAATATCCGGAAAAAAATTCTTTAAATCCATAGATATGCAGCTGTCTTCTGCGGAAGAGATCCTGCACCATTCGAATCTAAAAGTTCAAGATATCAAAGGCGTTAAATATTTATTCGTACATTCGCAGAATATTTGTCGATCCATACAAGAAGTTTTTCTGAAGCAAATACCTGAAATCATCAAAAACATGACTTTCCCTAAAAAAATGCGGTGGGATGAATCAGGTTTCGAATATGCCAGACCAATTCGTTGGATGGTAGCCCTTTACGGTAAAGAAGTCATACCGATAGCGGTTCCGAAAATAACAGCTTCCAATATCTCTAAGGGACATCGACAATTACACCCTCATGAATGTATCATTTCGTCCGCCTCTACTTATCTAAAAGAACTGGAGCGGTCTTTTGTAATTGCAGACCAAAACACTCGTCATCAAATGATTTCGGACGAATTAGATACAATCCGGTTAAATGAAGGCTTATGCAGTGAATTTAAAGACAGATTAATTAACGAAACTACATATCTTTCGGAATATCCTTTCGTTATGTTAGGTTCTTTTCCGGAAGATTTTACATCATTACCTAAAGAATTATTAGTAGCGGAAATGGTAGAGCATCAAAAGTATTTTCCTCTATCCGATCATACTGGTAAGCTCACGAATCGATTCGCCGTCGTGATCGATAATCACCCAGGATCGGTAATCATTCAAGGTAACGAACGCGCGTTAAGACCGCGATTAACCGACGGAAGTTTCTTATTTAAACAAGATCTAGGTGTCCCCTTAGAAAAATTCCTTGAGAAATTATGCTTTGTAAGATTTATGGATAATTTCGGATCTTTAATGGACAAAACGGAAAGAATTAAAGAAAATGCAAAGAACCTGTTTCAATATTGTCCCATTTGTAATAAAACCGAGTTGGTAGAAGCTGCAAGCCTTTGTAAAAGAGATCTTGTTTCTGCGGTTGTCAATGAATTTCCTGAATTGCAGGGAATCATGGGCTCTTATTATGCCCTTGCTTCAGGATTCTCTTATCGTGTTGCATTAGCCGTTAAGGAACATTTATCCCACATTCATCCGGGAGATCCTATATCGCAAACTGGGGCCCTTTTAAGTATTGCCGATAGAATCGATAATATTATTGCCTGCTTTTCAAATAATCTTAAACCCTCCTCTTCAAACGATCCTTATGCTTTACGTCGTCAGGCTTTAGAAATTCTTACATTAATCTTAGAAAGGAAATTGGATTTTAACTTTTCGGTCTTTCTTGGCTTTTGCATCGACAGATTTTTCAAACATTTTAACGATCAATTGCCGACTGAGGTAATTCATAATCCTGCTTCACTACAAACGGAAATTTTGAGTTTTATAAATGTCAGATTTCGAACGATATTACAAAATCTCGGATATAAAGACGAAATCTCATCTATTGTTTCGAGATTAAAAGAGTTCAATTATTATCAATGTCTTGACACATTCGTAGAATTAAGAACCATTAAAAATACGCAGCCCTTATCTTTTGCACAAATTGCCAAGGTATATAAAAGGGTCAAAAAACTCCTCCTTAAAGACATAAAAATTGAAAACGGTACGGAGGCGGATTACACTTGTATGTCTGTTGCAGAAAAGGAGCAATTAAACATTATCGATAAAGATATATTTTTCAACGACTCAATAACGCTTAATGAAAAATTTGATCGTCTTGCAGTGCTATCTCAAAAATTAGATAAATTCCTGAATGAATTCAAGATTTTCGATAACAATATCGATTGTGAAATCGCGAGACTCAGAATTTTACATAAATGCCTCAAGTGTTTCGAAAACATATGCGATTTTGACTGTTTTTGA